AAAAGATGCTGAATTATTTACTTGGGTTGTTGAAGATGATGAATATGAAATGGTAGTAACTGATAAAGGTGAAACTTGGGTAAACTATTGGGGTTTATGGAAAGGAACCATGAAATCTACAGGAAAAGTATATCAAATTCCGTTTCATAATACAGCACGATTTATAGATGGCAAAATAGTTAGAGAATATGGTTATTGGGATAACTCAGAAATTGTAACTGATATGCTTAGCAAACCTGAAACTCCTACTCCAACCGAGGAAACAGTAACAAACTAATAATTATTAATTCGAAAACCTACAAGACTTTAAAACCCTTGTAGGTTTTTTTAAAAAATCTAAAAATGAAAAAAGTAGGTATCATTGGAGGTTCAGGCTTCATTGGAAGCTATATCACCAAAACGTTTTTAGAGAATGGATTTGAAGTAAAAGTATCTACAACTGATATTACGCGAGAAGACAAATACCAACATTTGATGTTGCTAAAGCATAGTGATAATCTTCAGATATCTGAAATGAATGTAGAAGACAAAGCTTCACTACTCGATTTTGTTTCTAGTTGTGATATAATTATTCATGGTGGAACGCCTTTTATTTTAGATTTTCAAGATGCTGAAACAGAATTATTTAACCCAACTATAAATGGTACTGAGAATTTTTTAGAAATAATTAGTTTAACTCCAGAAATAGAAAAAGTTGTTTTTATAGCCTCAGTTGCTGGATGGAATACTAATTTTCCTTTTCCGGCTGATGGAAAAAGTTTCACAGATTCCTTTGATGAAAATGACTCAAGATTTAGTTCTACAAATAGTCATCCGTATGCTCAAGCAAAATTTATTGCCAATCAAGTTGTGGAGAAATTCATTAAAGAAAATACAAACCTTTCGTTTGAAATTACAACCGTTTCACCTGTTGGTGTAATGGGAAAATCGCTTTCTAACAGAGAAGATTCAACATCTAACGGTTTGCAATTTTTAATTAAAAACAAAATTGCTCCTGATGCATTTATTCAAATGCTTTTTGACGATAATATTTCTTTTTCTCTAGTAGATGTAGAAGATGTAGCCAAAGCTATTTATAAAGCTGCCACTACCAAAGGTTTGCATGGAAAGGATTATTTATTGGCAACCGAAACTTATAAAATATCAGATATGAACCTGATGTTAAACCAACAAGAACCAAAAGAAATTGGTCAAATTATTTATAAAAATGATTTGGCAAAAAAAGAGTTAGGAATGCAATTTAGACCTATAAAAGAAACATTATTTAATTACTAAAAAAATATAAAAATGAAAAATACAATTCTATTATTCGTGACTTGTTTTTGTGTTTCAGTTTCATTTTCTCAAATGAAAAAAGAAGCTCAAAAAAATAATTCTACTACTGATAACGCAACGATAGTAGATAATTTATATAAAGCTTTCTCGGTTGGTGATATTCCAGCTGTTTTAGCAAGCATGGATTCAAAAATTGTTTGGTATGAAGCCGAAGGAAACCCTTATGCTGATGGCAATCCATATATTGGACCTGAAGCTGTATTGAATGGTGTTTTTGCCAGAGTTGGAGCTGAACATGACTACTTTAAATTATCTTATATTAAACTTCATAAAATGGAGAACAATCAGGTTTTAGCAACACTACGTTACAAAGGGAAAGTCAAAAAAAATGGTGCAGAATATGATGCACAAGTTGCACATCTTTGGACATTAAAAGATGGCAAAGTAGTGGCTTTTCAGCAATATGTTGATACCAAAAAACTAAATGACGCATTTAATTAATAACATTCATACTAGTAATTTAATGAAATGAAGCAAATATGAGTACTACTAACCTACCATCACTTTCTGAAAACACATTTTTACGCTATTTTAATTTTATCGCACTCTATTTTGCACAAGGTGTTCCGGAAGGAATGTTATTATTTGGTATTCCTGCATGGATGGCAATGAATGGAAAATCAGCTGGAGAAATTGCCAGTTTTGCCATTGCTTGCGGATTGCCATGGAGTTTTAAATTCATCGTTGCACCAATGATGGACCGTTACACCATTTTATCAATGGGACGTAAAAGACCATGGGTTATTTTTGGTCAATTGGGTTTAATGACCAGTTTTATTTTGATGTCATTTATTCCTGATCCTTTGAACAATTTAAATTTATTGATGCTTTTTGGATTCATAGTTTCTTTTTTTGGTGCTTTTCAGGATGTTGCTACCGATGGAATGGCTGTAGACATAATACCAATTGAAGAACAGGCTAGAGCAAATGGATTTATGTGGGGTTCAAAAATAGTTGGAACGTCATCATCTTTAGCTCTTGGAAGTTGGCTCTTAAACACCTATAGTTTTGCAATTTCTATCGCAATGCTTTCAATTTTAGTTGGTTTCATTATGCTAGTTCCTATTTTTTTAAAAGAACGTCCAGGAGAAAAAACCTTGCCTTGGACAAAAGGTCAAGCTTCACCTGAAAACAAAAAATTACAAGTAACTAATTGGAAAACAATTTTCAAATCCTTATTCAGTGTTTTTAGCTTAAAAAACTCATTACTAATTGCAATTATAGGATTTATAGTTTGTGGTTGCCAAAATTATATGGACATTCTATTACCTTTATTTACTGTTAAAAATCTAGGTTGGACAGACTTAGCCTATTCACAAGTATTTGCCACTTCATCTTTAATAGGTGGAATAAGTGGAATGTTGATTGGTGGAATTTTAATAGATAAATTTGGAAAAAAACGCATGCTTAATACATACCTTTTAGTATTAATAACTTCCACATTGCTGATAGCTTTTCTTAAAAATTTCTGGGTAAATACACTTTTAATTAATAGCTACATGTTTATCTATTCTCTACTTATGGTATTTTGCAATATTGGCTTTTTCGCAATTTGCATGGAATGTTGTTGGAAAAAAATATCTGCAAGTCAATTTACTTTATACATGACAATTAGCAACATTGGTCGGATTGCTTTTGCGGCATTAATTAGTCCAATTCGAACTAACTTTAGTTGGGAAATTAGTATTATTAGCTTTTCTATATTCATATTTATCAGTTGGGTTTTATTGCAATTTTTAAATATTAATCATCAAGTGAAAAGCATTGAACATCTTGAAAAAAAGGACATTGAAAGTCAGGGAATGCTAGTAACATTAACACAAGTATAAAAATTTTGAATTAAACAATATAAGATTTGGAAATGTATTCAATAAAATAAAAACCAAGCGAAAGAATACAATAACAATTTTATTATTAAGAATTATTGTAAATTTATTTTCAGTATCTTGTTGTCAATAAGCAAATAAAAAAGTAATGTCTTCTGAAATAGTTTCACTAATAGGAACTTGTAGTTATTTCAATATACGTTCTAAGTAAAAAAATATATAGATATACTCATATAATAAAATTAACATGAAAGTAAACAAACAATAATCAAACACCAACCAAAAACCAACCAATATGAATTTAAAACAATCACTAATAATTGCATTTATACTAAGTGCAATTAGTATTGCAGCTTGGGAATTCTACTGGCGTTCCAACGGAAAATATCCAACGCTAAATGAAGACAAATCTCTTTGGGCTATGCATCGTGCAGATGCTGAAACAGCAACCAAGGAAGATGTAATTATTCTGGGTTCATCTAGAGCATTTTTTGATATTCAAATCAAGACATTTGAAGAAGCCAGCGGAAAAAAACCTATTCAATTAGCTTGTCCTGGAGCTTCACCATTACCAACATTTCATGACATTGTAAACAACACCAACTTTAATGGAACCATTATTATTGGTGTAACGCCAGGTTTGTTCTTTTCTACAACATTTCCAGAAGCTTTTCCATGGAAAAGATCTCAATCCAGAACTGATTATTTTAAGAACAGAACTTATGCACAACGTTTAAATTTTGAATTATCTATACCATTACAACAAAATTTGGTTTTAATGTCGGCGGAAGAAGAAGAATGGGATGATGATATTGATTTAAAATCATTATTAAGACAAGTTAGAGTTGGCGAAAACAGAACAAAAAATCCTTATGCACCGCCTTTTTATTATTTCGGTGATACCAATTTAGACCGAAATATGAAAATGACCAATAAAACGGCAGTTGATACTGCTTTTGCAAACTCAATCATAAAAGTTTGGCATTATTTCGGAAAAGGTGCGCCACCACCAGATAAAAAATCAACTACAGCTTATTTTCTTGAGGATTTAAAAAAGTTTAAAGCAAGAAATGGAACTGTGTTGTTAATCAGATGTCCTTCAAGTGGCGGAGTTAGAATGGGTGAAAACATGAAACTACCAAGAAAAGATTTTTGGGATGAACTTGTTAAACAAGCTCAAGTAAAAAGCTATCATTTTGAAGATTATGAACAATTCAAACATCTTACTTGTCCTGAAGAATCTCATCTTTCAGAAAAAGATGCAATATATTTTACTAGAGAATTAGTGAAGCTAATGAAATCTGACAATCTATTAACTAACTCTAAAACTAACTAATTATGCTATTCAATTCGTTAAGTTTCGTAGTGTTTTTAATTATAGTTTTAGCACTTTATTATTCAAAACTATTCAATTGGACATTCAAAAAAAAAATGTTGCTTTTTGCTAGTTATGTTTTTTATGGATTATGGAATCCACCTTTGGTTATTTTACTTTGGATTTCTACTGTTGTCGATTGGATTACTGGAAAAAAACTATCTATTGTTGAAAATCAAACCCAACGTAAATTATGGCTATTATTAAGTATGGCTGTCAATTTAGGTTTCTTATTTTTCTTTAAATACGGTAATTTTCTATTGGAAAATTTTACTCTATTAATGAACCAAATAGGTGTTGACTATCATCCACGACCTATGGATATTATTCTGCCAATGGGTATTTCTTTTTATACATTCCAAACGATGTCTTATACCATTGATATGTATAATAGAAGTTGTGAAAGAGCAAAAACATTTCTAGACTTTGCTTTATATGTTACATTTTTTCCACAATTAGTAGCTGGTCCAATTGTTAGAGCACAAGATTTAGTAACTCAATTTTATGAAGAAAAAAAAGCAACTATAAATCAGTTTATTTGGGGAATGTTTCTTTTAACTATTGGTTTATTTCAAAAAATAGTGTTGGCAGATACATTACTTTCAAATACAGCAGACACAATTTATGGTTCAGGAAAAGTATTAAATTCTTTAGACGCATGGACAGGAACATTAGCTTTCTCTGGACAAATATTTTTTGATTTTGCTGGTTATTCAACTTGTGCCATTGGGATATCATTAATGTTAGGAATTACATTAATGGACAACTTTAAATATCCCTATGCAGCAATAGGTTTTTCTGATTTATGGAAACGTTGGCACATATCATTATCAAGTTGGCTTCGCGATTATTTGTACATCCCATTAGGTGGAAATAAACATGGTATAACACGTATGTATGTCGCTTTAATGTTGACCATGCTTCTTGGAGGTTTATGGCATGGTGCTGCATGGACTTTCGTTATTTGGGGTGCGCTTCACGGAATATATTTGGTTGTAGAAAGATTACTCAAAAACTTTATTAAAATAAAAATCAATGCATTCAACGGTATAATTCTAGCTTTAATGACCTATACTTTAGTGAATTTTACTTGGGTGTTTTTTAGAGCAAGAGAATTTTCAACTGCTAAAAATATGATAACGTCTATGTTATTTATGAATTCAGATGGAGAAAAAATTCTACAAAACTTTGATGTCATTAAAGTATTAACGCTGATTAGTATTTTATTCTTATGTCATTGGATTATGCGAAATACATCCATGAAAGAAGTATCAACAAAAGTAAAACCTTGGGTTTTAGGTGTAGTTTGGGCAGCAATGTTTTTCTTAATTGTTATTTCTCAAGGAAGTGGTGAACAATTTATTTACTTCCAGTTTTAATAAATATCAATAGTAACCTATATGGAACCTAACCAAAACCAAGTTTTACCCATTCAAAAAGAAGACCGAATTGATTTTTTAGACATAATGCGAGGCATTGCTATATTTTTCATTTTCACAGCAAATATTCCAGTTTTCTCAGGACTTTTTTTCCTTTCAGATGAGATTATAAAGAATGGCATTACTTTACCAACTGACGATTGGGTCGATATTATTTTATATACTATAGTTGATGGAAAATTCTACACCATCTTTTCCTTGCTTTTCGGAATTGGAATTACCATTCAATATGAAAATCTGATAGCAAGAAATCAATCTTTTGGTTCATTTTTTAAGAAAAGAATGTTTTGGTTATTGGTGATTGGAGCTATTCATATTTCTCTTTTCTGGGTTGGAGATATTTTAACTTTATATGCTTTTTTGGGTTCTGGGTTACTTATTTTCATTAAAACTGATAACAAGAAACTCATTCGTTTGTCAATCATTTTACTTTTACTTCCAATTCTTAACACCATTATAATACACTATTTTCATTTAGATTATCCCAAAATATTTCTTGAAACCAATGCAAAAATTGCCAATTACTTTCATTTAGTAGTTGCTGAACGAAATGGTGTAATGGCAACTAATTTTGGAGCTATGCTTAAAAATGAAAGTTTAATAACCTTTTTTCAAACTAATTTTTCTAATGTCTTTGTTAGAATATATTATTTATTTATGGAAGGTAGATTATTTAAAGTTTTTGGTATTTTCTTAATTGGCATTTGGTTTGGAAGACAAATTTTGCATCATAATTTATTAACCAATAATAATTTACTAAAAAAAATAGCGCTTTATGGATTTTTAATTGGACTACCTATTTCCATATCTAGAACCTTTTTTACTTTTACCGGAGATGATAGTTTTGCATCTCAATTATCAGTAAGTATCTCGTATGCACTGGGAACAGTTCCTTTAGCGTTAGGATATTTTGCTGGATTAGCTTTGCTCTATCAAAAAAGAAAAGGTTTTTTAAACAATTTTGCACCTGTTGGTAAAATGGCGTTGTCCAACTATCTATTCCAAACCTTAATTTCAATTACACTTTTTTACAATGTTGGTTTTGGATTGGCAGGAAAATTTGGTTTCACAATAATTATTGGAATTGTAATTACTCTCTTTATTTTCCAAATTCTATTGAGCAAACTGTGGTTACAACATTTCCGTTTTGGACCTATAGAATGGATTTGGAGACAATTAACCTATGGAACAAAATTAAAACTAAAAAAATAATTCTTATGAAAGTTAAAATCATTCTATCGATTAAAGTTTTACTATTCTCGATTTCAGTTTCAGCACAAACCTATATTACCAATGTTTCTATTGCTGACGTAGAAAACAAAAAAATAATTCCAAATCAAACGGTTGTTATTGACAAAGATTTGATTTCTAAAATTCAGTCTAGCAAAGTTAAAATTCCAGCAAATGCAACAATAATTGATGGAACTGGAAAATTTCTTTTTCCGGGTTTAACCGATGCTCATATACATTTCTTTCAAAACGGTGGCTTATATGCACGACCAGATGCAATTGATTTAAGAAAGTATATGCCATACGATAAAGAAATAGAATTATTAAAACAAACCATGGAAGACAAATTGCGTCGCTATTTGCAAAATGGTATTACGAATGTAATTGATGTTGGCGCAAACACAAACTTGTTAAAACAAAGAAATACTTTTAAAGATGCAGATTATGCTCCGTCTATTTATATGACTGGTCCATTATTGACAACCTATGAGCCAAAAGTCTATGAAAATTTAAACGGAGATGAACCTTTTATTTTGACAAAGACAATTGAAGACGGCATAAAAGGAGTTCAAGCGCAACTGCCTTTCAAACCTGATTTTATAAAAATTTGGTACATAGCAGCAGCCGATGGATTAGGCATTGAAGCAAGTGCTCGAAAAAATTTGCCCATCATTAAAGCAATTATTGATGAAGCGCACAAAAATAACTTAAAAGTTGCTGTTCATGCTACCGAAAGAATAACAGCACAATTGGCGGTAGAAAATGGCGCTGATTTTTTAGTTCATAGTGTGGATGATGAAATTTTAAAAGATGATTTTATCCAATTATTAAAAAAGAACAAAGTTATTCTTTGTCCTACTTTAATAGTTGAAGAAGGATACATGAACACTTTTGGTCAAAAAGTAAACCCAAGTACATTTGAAATAAGCAAAGCCAATCCATTTCAATTGGGAAGTTTATTGGATTTAAAACATTTATCAGACACTTTATTAATCAACAAGTATAAGAATCGAGCAAATTCCGCTTCAAGTATTGAAAGCACAAAAAAATCGGTTTCTACCTGCATGCAAAACTTAAAAAGATTGTCGGATGCAGGCGTTTTAATTACAACAGGAACCGATGCAGGAAATATAGGAACAATGCATGCCTCATCATATCTGACCGAATTACAAGCGATGCAAAAATCTGGTATGAATACATGGCAAATCATTCAAGCTTCCACAATAAATGGTGCAAAAATTTTAAATAAAGAAAAAGAATTTGGAACTATTTCAGCTGGTAAAAAAGCAAACTTGATTTTATTGAATGCTAATCCAATAGATAATTTAGATAACATTACTAAAATAGACAAAGTCATCAATAAAGGTGTTGTTTTTTCTCCTGAAAAAATAGTTGAAGAAACACCAACTGAGTTAGTACAACGTCAATTAAACGCCTATAACTATAGAAATATTGATGCTTTTTTAGATACTTATGCTGATGATGTAGAAGTATATGATTATCCAAATACGTTGCAATTTAAAGGCAAAGAAGAAATGCGAAA
The window above is part of the Flavobacterium sp. PMTSA4 genome. Proteins encoded here:
- a CDS encoding nuclear transport factor 2 family protein, producing MKKIILLGLAAVFFIACKQEVRYTQNSPEIDTYKKVMEDYKTMNWEDYPKHYADTAKVLNNVTKDKAKTVAQAIEQSQKDAELFTWVVEDDEYEMVVTDKGETWVNYWGLWKGTMKSTGKVYQIPFHNTARFIDGKIVREYGYWDNSEIVTDMLSKPETPTPTEETVTN
- a CDS encoding NAD-dependent epimerase/dehydratase family protein, with amino-acid sequence MKKVGIIGGSGFIGSYITKTFLENGFEVKVSTTDITREDKYQHLMLLKHSDNLQISEMNVEDKASLLDFVSSCDIIIHGGTPFILDFQDAETELFNPTINGTENFLEIISLTPEIEKVVFIASVAGWNTNFPFPADGKSFTDSFDENDSRFSSTNSHPYAQAKFIANQVVEKFIKENTNLSFEITTVSPVGVMGKSLSNREDSTSNGLQFLIKNKIAPDAFIQMLFDDNISFSLVDVEDVAKAIYKAATTKGLHGKDYLLATETYKISDMNLMLNQQEPKEIGQIIYKNDLAKKELGMQFRPIKETLFNY
- a CDS encoding nuclear transport factor 2 family protein, which gives rise to MKNTILLFVTCFCVSVSFSQMKKEAQKNNSTTDNATIVDNLYKAFSVGDIPAVLASMDSKIVWYEAEGNPYADGNPYIGPEAVLNGVFARVGAEHDYFKLSYIKLHKMENNQVLATLRYKGKVKKNGAEYDAQVAHLWTLKDGKVVAFQQYVDTKKLNDAFN
- a CDS encoding MFS transporter, giving the protein MSTTNLPSLSENTFLRYFNFIALYFAQGVPEGMLLFGIPAWMAMNGKSAGEIASFAIACGLPWSFKFIVAPMMDRYTILSMGRKRPWVIFGQLGLMTSFILMSFIPDPLNNLNLLMLFGFIVSFFGAFQDVATDGMAVDIIPIEEQARANGFMWGSKIVGTSSSLALGSWLLNTYSFAISIAMLSILVGFIMLVPIFLKERPGEKTLPWTKGQASPENKKLQVTNWKTIFKSLFSVFSLKNSLLIAIIGFIVCGCQNYMDILLPLFTVKNLGWTDLAYSQVFATSSLIGGISGMLIGGILIDKFGKKRMLNTYLLVLITSTLLIAFLKNFWVNTLLINSYMFIYSLLMVFCNIGFFAICMECCWKKISASQFTLYMTISNIGRIAFAALISPIRTNFSWEISIISFSIFIFISWVLLQFLNINHQVKSIEHLEKKDIESQGMLVTLTQV
- a CDS encoding MBOAT family O-acyltransferase — protein: MLFNSLSFVVFLIIVLALYYSKLFNWTFKKKMLLFASYVFYGLWNPPLVILLWISTVVDWITGKKLSIVENQTQRKLWLLLSMAVNLGFLFFFKYGNFLLENFTLLMNQIGVDYHPRPMDIILPMGISFYTFQTMSYTIDMYNRSCERAKTFLDFALYVTFFPQLVAGPIVRAQDLVTQFYEEKKATINQFIWGMFLLTIGLFQKIVLADTLLSNTADTIYGSGKVLNSLDAWTGTLAFSGQIFFDFAGYSTCAIGISLMLGITLMDNFKYPYAAIGFSDLWKRWHISLSSWLRDYLYIPLGGNKHGITRMYVALMLTMLLGGLWHGAAWTFVIWGALHGIYLVVERLLKNFIKIKINAFNGIILALMTYTLVNFTWVFFRAREFSTAKNMITSMLFMNSDGEKILQNFDVIKVLTLISILFLCHWIMRNTSMKEVSTKVKPWVLGVVWAAMFFLIVISQGSGEQFIYFQF
- a CDS encoding DUF418 domain-containing protein yields the protein MEPNQNQVLPIQKEDRIDFLDIMRGIAIFFIFTANIPVFSGLFFLSDEIIKNGITLPTDDWVDIILYTIVDGKFYTIFSLLFGIGITIQYENLIARNQSFGSFFKKRMFWLLVIGAIHISLFWVGDILTLYAFLGSGLLIFIKTDNKKLIRLSIILLLLPILNTIIIHYFHLDYPKIFLETNAKIANYFHLVVAERNGVMATNFGAMLKNESLITFFQTNFSNVFVRIYYLFMEGRLFKVFGIFLIGIWFGRQILHHNLLTNNNLLKKIALYGFLIGLPISISRTFFTFTGDDSFASQLSVSISYALGTVPLALGYFAGLALLYQKRKGFLNNFAPVGKMALSNYLFQTLISITLFYNVGFGLAGKFGFTIIIGIVITLFIFQILLSKLWLQHFRFGPIEWIWRQLTYGTKLKLKK
- a CDS encoding amidohydrolase family protein, with the translated sequence MKVKIILSIKVLLFSISVSAQTYITNVSIADVENKKIIPNQTVVIDKDLISKIQSSKVKIPANATIIDGTGKFLFPGLTDAHIHFFQNGGLYARPDAIDLRKYMPYDKEIELLKQTMEDKLRRYLQNGITNVIDVGANTNLLKQRNTFKDADYAPSIYMTGPLLTTYEPKVYENLNGDEPFILTKTIEDGIKGVQAQLPFKPDFIKIWYIAAADGLGIEASARKNLPIIKAIIDEAHKNNLKVAVHATERITAQLAVENGADFLVHSVDDEILKDDFIQLLKKNKVILCPTLIVEEGYMNTFGQKVNPSTFEISKANPFQLGSLLDLKHLSDTLLINKYKNRANSASSIESTKKSVSTCMQNLKRLSDAGVLITTGTDAGNIGTMHASSYLTELQAMQKSGMNTWQIIQASTINGAKILNKEKEFGTISAGKKANLILLNANPIDNLDNITKIDKVINKGVVFSPEKIVEETPTELVQRQLNAYNYRNIDAFLDTYADDVEVYDYPNTLQFKGKEEMRKIYATMFDNTPNLHCELVGRITQGNIVIDKEHVQFGKKSIEGTAIYHVENGKIKKVYFIL